One Deinococcus aestuarii genomic window, CCGGCTCGGGCAGGAACGCGGCCCGGTCCTCGACGCCCGGGTGGTGGCCGGAAAGCCGATGAGCTTCAACAACTACGCGGACGCCGATGCGGCCTGGGCTCTCGCGCGGGAACTCGCGGCGCAGGAAGACCAGCCCGCCGGAACCCGCGCCGTCTGCGTCGCCGTCAAGCACGCCAACCCCTGCGGCGTGGCGGTGGCGGACAGCGTGCGGGCGGCCTGGGAACGCGCCCGCGACGCCGACCCCCTCAGCGTCTTCGGGGGCGTGGTGGCGGTGAGCCGCCCGGTGGACCTCGCGGCGGCCCAGGCGATGCGGGGGACCTTCCTCGAAGTCCTGATCGCGCCCGAGGTCACCCCAGAAGCCGTGGAGTGGTTCGCCGCGAAAAAGCCCGACCTGCGGGTGCTCGTCGCCGCGCCGGATGCCAACCCGGGGATGCTCGACGTGCGGCCCCTCGCGGGGGGCTTCGCGGTGCAACGGCGCGACACCCGGCCCTGGGACGACCTCTGCCCGGAGGTGGTGACCACCCGCGAGCCCACGGAACAGGAATGGCTCGACCTGCGCTTCGCCTGGGCGGTCGTCAAGCACGCGCGGAGCAACGCGGTCGTCCTCGCGCGAGGCGGGGTGACGGTGGGCCTGGGCGCCGGGGCGGTCAGCCGCATCTGGGCCGCCGAGCGGGCGGTGGCGAACGCGGGCGAGCGGGCGCGCGGGGCCGTGCTCGCCTCCGAAGCCTTCTTCCCCTTTGACGACGTGGTGCGGCTCGCGGCGGGCGTGGGCGTGACCGCCGTGCTGCAACCGGGCGGGGCCAAGCGCGACCCCGAGGTCATCGCCGCCGCGAACGACCTCGGCGTGAGCATGGTCTTCACCGGCTCGCGGCACTTCCGGCACTGAGGGGTGGGCGCATGACCGACCCTCGACTCCTCCTCGGCAAGCCCCTCGCCGACGGGGTGACGCGCGGCGTGAGGGAGGCCCTGGCGGCGTGGGACTTCCGGCCCGGGCTCGTCAGCGTCCTCGCCTCGGACGACCCCGCCTCGCGCGTGTACGTGGAGAGCAAGGCTCGGCGGGCCGAGCGGCTGGGCGTGCGCTTCACGGCGCTCGACCTCGGGCCGGAGGTGACCCAGGACGAGCTGCACGCGGCCCTGCGCGGGCTCTCCGCCGACCCGGCGGTCCACGGCATCGTCCTCGAACTGCCCCTCGCCCCGGGCCTGGACCCCGACGCCGCCCTGCTCCACCTCGCCCCCCGCAAGGACGTGGAGGGCCTGACGCCCGCCAACCTCGCCCTCGTGGCGGCGGGACGGGAGGCGGAGGCCCTCTTGCCCCCCACCCCGCGCAGCGTGCGCTTCCTGCTGCGGGAGGCGCTGGGTGACGATCTGCGCGGCCTGCGCGTCGCCCTGATCGGCCCGGGGCGGACGGTCGGGCGGCCCCTCGCCCCCATGCTCAACAACCGGGGCGTGACCGTCACCGTCTGCAACGAGCACACCCGCGACCTGGCAGGCGTGCTCGCCCCGCAGGACGCGGTGGTGGTCGCCGTGGGGCGCGCGGGCCTGCTGCGCCCGGAGCACGTGCGGGCGCATCACGTCGTCATCGACGCGGGCATCAACGTCACGCCGGGGGGGGTGGTGGGCGACGCCCGGCCGGGGCTCCCCGTCCGCGCCCAGACGCCCGTGCCCGGCGGCGTCGGCCCCCTCACGAGCGCGCTGATGTACCAGAATCTCGTGCGGGCGGTGCGGCTCGGGCGCGGCGAACCCGTGGAGTAGGGGCGAAAAGGGAAGAGGGGACGCCCTGTCCGGGTGGCGTCCCCTCCTCCCCTGTGTTCCTCAGTCGCCCGAGGCCAGGTTGCCCGCCTCCTCGCCCTTCGCGGTGGAGGACTGGACCGGCGCGCGGTCGTCGTGGCGCACGCTCTTGTACCAGACGCGGCGCCCGGTGAAGTGGTTGTAGTACGCCAGCGGCATACTCAGGAAGAGGGCGGCGCTGTAGATCGGCAGGCTCGCCAGGGTGTAGGGAACCGCCCACCAGGAGAGCCGCCGCTCGGCGCGGTACCGCAGCGCCCAGTTCAGTTGCAGGGCCAGGGGCGCGACCGTCAGGAACACCCCGAGCCAGGCCGGGAGGTTCAGGCCGTGCCACCCGAAGGCCCGGCGCAGCGGCTGACTCAGGATGCTCAGCAGCAGCAGCACGTTGAGCCACGGCACGAGGATGAAGTACGAGAAGTCGAGCCGGGTGAGGAGGGAAGCCGGGTGGCGCCACAGCCTCGGCAGATACGTCAGGCACTGCATCGCCCCCTGGGTCCAGCGGGTGCGCTGCCGCACGAAGGGGCCCAAGGCGACGAGCCCCTGCTGCCCCACGTGCGCGGTGAGCAGGGCGATCCGGTGCGAGGGGTCGTGCAGCCTCACCTCGACCGCGCTGGCGAAGTCCTCGAGCAGCACGTCCGGCCAGGGGTCCACCCCGCGCGCGAGCTGCCCGGCCACGTAACTTGCCCGCATACACTGCCCGTTGCCCGTCAGGGACGCCGTGCCCCCCAGGGCCCGCAGCCGCTGGACGTGGCCCACGATGAAGCTCTCCAGGTCCTGCTGGAACAGCAGCATCCGCGCCCACAGCCCGCGGCGCCCGGCAGGGGCCCCGGTCTGCCGGAAGCGCATCCAGCCCTGCGCCGCCATCACGCAGGGGTCGGCGAAGGCTCCCCGCACCTGGGGGGCGAAGTCGGGCCCGACCCGCCCGTCCGCGTCGAGGACCACGAAGACCTCGCGGCTCAGGTCGCTCCCGGCCAGGGGGGGCCCGGCGAGCAGCCGGGCGACCGCCCAGTTCATCGCGCGGCCCTTGTTCTGCCGGGCCTGCGGGAACTCGCGCCGCAGCAGGGTCACGCCCGAATCCTGCGCGGCGAAGCGGGCCACGATCCGGTCGGTGCCGTCGTCGGAGGCGTCGTCGATCACGACCACCCGGGCGTCCGGGACCACCGCGCGCAGGTTCTCCAGGGTCGCCCCGATGACGGGGGCCTCGTTCAGGGCCGGAATCAGGAAGGTCAGGTGGGCGCCCGAGCTGGCGGTGGGCGGTTTGGGGCGCGGCTGGAGCGCGCTGGCGACCTGATGGACGACGTAGAGCAGGAAGAGGATCAGCCCGGTCACGTCCACAACAGAGAGAAAGTTCGTCAAGATTCACCCCGGCGCGGGCCTCGCGGCGCGCACAACTTCCCCACTATGCACACGGGCCCGGGGAACGCAACCACCGCAGGCCACAGTCTCGCCCCCGTTCTTGCTCGTGCGCTCAGGCCTCCGCGTGCCGGGCCGTCTTCACCCAGCCGTGCTGCCCGCGCCAGAAGTTGCGAAAGGCCAGCGGCACGCTGCACGTCATGATCAGGAGGTAGACCGGCATCCCCAGCGCGGCGAAGGCGGCCTGCCGGGGGCTGAGGCGGTTCTCGCGGCTGTAGAGGCGCACCCACAGCAAAGGGACACTCAGGTTCAGGGCCATGAGCTGCACGGTGAGCGGCCAGTTCACGGTGCCGCTGACAAGGTGGTCCACGGTGCGCGCCGGGTAGTACAGCAGCAGCGCCAGGGTCAGGAGGCTGAGCCACGGCTGGGCCAGGAAGTAGGTGAGGTCGAGCCGCGCGCCGAGCGGCATGGGCGTGCGCCAGATGCGGGCGAGCGCGGGCGAGCACTGGAGGTTGCCGTGCGTCCAGCGCGCCCGCTGCCGCAGGAAGCGGCGGACGTCCGTCAGCCCCTGCTGGCTCACCCCCGACTCCAGGAAGACGAGGCGGTGGCGCGGGTTCGTCAGCCGCACCTCCAGCCCGCTGGCGAAGTCCTCGAGCAAGACAGGCGGCCACGGGGCCTGTCCCTCCTCCAGCCTCCCGGCCAGATACGACACCCGCATGAACTGCCCGTTGCCCCCCAGCCCGACGGTGTGCACCCGCTCGCGCAGAAGCTGGATGTGGCGCACCACGTAGAATTCCAGGTCCTGCTGGAGCAGCAGCAGGCGGCCCAGCACCCCGCGCCAGCCGGGGGCCGTCACGCCGCCCTGCCGCACCCGGATGCGCGCCTGCGCGGCGATCACGTGGGAGTCGGCGAAGGCCCGCCGCGCCTCGGGCAGCAGCCCGGCGTCCAGCCGCCCGTCGGCGTCGAAGATCACGAGCACCTGCTCGGTGAGGGGAGCCCCGGACAGCAGGCCGCGGCGCAGAAGCTGGGTCACCCCCCAGTTGAGCGCCTCCCCCTTGCCGCGGCGGGCGTGGGGGAGGCGGCGGCGAAGCAGGGTCGCCGCCGCGTCTTGCGCGG contains:
- a CDS encoding glycosyltransferase family 2 protein, which produces METVFRLIEGLGMFLMALYLVYSLCVLLARRRTSSPPERPLRFTFLIPALNEAPVIGATVQNLRAVAPDARVVVIDDASEDHTAGEVGALAAQDAAATLLRRRLPHARRGKGEALNWGVTQLLRRGLLSGAPLTEQVLVIFDADGRLDAGLLPEARRAFADSHVIAAQARIRVRQGGVTAPGWRGVLGRLLLLQQDLEFYVVRHIQLLRERVHTVGLGGNGQFMRVSYLAGRLEEGQAPWPPVLLEDFASGLEVRLTNPRHRLVFLESGVSQQGLTDVRRFLRQRARWTHGNLQCSPALARIWRTPMPLGARLDLTYFLAQPWLSLLTLALLLYYPARTVDHLVSGTVNWPLTVQLMALNLSVPLLWVRLYSRENRLSPRQAAFAALGMPVYLLIMTCSVPLAFRNFWRGQHGWVKTARHAEA
- a CDS encoding glycosyltransferase family 2 protein produces the protein MTNFLSVVDVTGLILFLLYVVHQVASALQPRPKPPTASSGAHLTFLIPALNEAPVIGATLENLRAVVPDARVVVIDDASDDGTDRIVARFAAQDSGVTLLRREFPQARQNKGRAMNWAVARLLAGPPLAGSDLSREVFVVLDADGRVGPDFAPQVRGAFADPCVMAAQGWMRFRQTGAPAGRRGLWARMLLFQQDLESFIVGHVQRLRALGGTASLTGNGQCMRASYVAGQLARGVDPWPDVLLEDFASAVEVRLHDPSHRIALLTAHVGQQGLVALGPFVRQRTRWTQGAMQCLTYLPRLWRHPASLLTRLDFSYFILVPWLNVLLLLSILSQPLRRAFGWHGLNLPAWLGVFLTVAPLALQLNWALRYRAERRLSWWAVPYTLASLPIYSAALFLSMPLAYYNHFTGRRVWYKSVRHDDRAPVQSSTAKGEEAGNLASGD
- the purH gene encoding bifunctional phosphoribosylaminoimidazolecarboxamide formyltransferase/IMP cyclohydrolase — encoded protein: MARRALISVSDKTGVESFARALTARGWEVLSTGGTLATLRAANVSATAVSDVTGFPEILDGRVKTLHPGIHGGILARREEGHLTELAAHGIAPIDLVCVNLYPFRETVARGAAPQEVVENIDIGGPAMIRAAAKNHADVLVLVDPADYGLALQDEVSPEDRRRLAAKAYRHTGEYDAAISAYLEGTGERAEALPECLTLDLSRAAQVRYGENPHQPGAVYRLGQERGPVLDARVVAGKPMSFNNYADADAAWALARELAAQEDQPAGTRAVCVAVKHANPCGVAVADSVRAAWERARDADPLSVFGGVVAVSRPVDLAAAQAMRGTFLEVLIAPEVTPEAVEWFAAKKPDLRVLVAAPDANPGMLDVRPLAGGFAVQRRDTRPWDDLCPEVVTTREPTEQEWLDLRFAWAVVKHARSNAVVLARGGVTVGLGAGAVSRIWAAERAVANAGERARGAVLASEAFFPFDDVVRLAAGVGVTAVLQPGGAKRDPEVIAAANDLGVSMVFTGSRHFRH
- a CDS encoding bifunctional 5,10-methylenetetrahydrofolate dehydrogenase/5,10-methenyltetrahydrofolate cyclohydrolase, which gives rise to MTDPRLLLGKPLADGVTRGVREALAAWDFRPGLVSVLASDDPASRVYVESKARRAERLGVRFTALDLGPEVTQDELHAALRGLSADPAVHGIVLELPLAPGLDPDAALLHLAPRKDVEGLTPANLALVAAGREAEALLPPTPRSVRFLLREALGDDLRGLRVALIGPGRTVGRPLAPMLNNRGVTVTVCNEHTRDLAGVLAPQDAVVVAVGRAGLLRPEHVRAHHVVIDAGINVTPGGVVGDARPGLPVRAQTPVPGGVGPLTSALMYQNLVRAVRLGRGEPVE